A DNA window from Bradyrhizobium barranii subsp. barranii contains the following coding sequences:
- a CDS encoding amidase, which translates to MNGDPCLLSATELRGLIATKKISPVEVTRAVLGRAEALQPELNCFITLCGDEAMAQALAAERKVMAGEPLGLLHGLPVTVKDIVNTGGVKTTFGAVPYKDNVPAEDAVAVAKLRAEGAILIGKTTTPEFGSKCLTDSPLFGRTRNAWSAERSSGGSSGGAAVAVASGIAPLAIATDGGGSTRIPAACNGVVGLKQSNGVIAHSQALDAFGNQTYVTPTTRTVADTALMMQAMAGEDSCDPWSIGVPVPDFIGTAAPRGDLRGQRILFCASPPGRPVSSDVAASFKASLDRLAGLGAELEEFSGEGFDIEPIWRAINHTVWRTRFAKLVAEHGDVLSEAFVKQVALATNVSGVAYQEAMFARTALFRRVQSLLARGHLLAMPTLTRTALPIDQDLFGTIEIDGKHFDSVRPHWFPWTMPFNMTGHPAISLPSGFGGDGLPIGLQLVGRFRADAELLRVSALFEASHDLLSRRPG; encoded by the coding sequence ATGAACGGCGATCCCTGCCTGCTGTCCGCAACCGAGCTGCGCGGCCTTATTGCCACGAAGAAGATTTCGCCTGTCGAGGTCACCCGCGCCGTGCTTGGGCGGGCCGAGGCGCTTCAGCCCGAGCTGAACTGTTTCATTACGCTCTGCGGCGACGAGGCGATGGCGCAGGCGCTTGCGGCCGAGCGCAAGGTGATGGCGGGCGAGCCGCTTGGCCTGCTGCATGGCCTTCCCGTCACCGTCAAGGACATCGTCAACACTGGCGGCGTGAAGACCACGTTCGGCGCCGTTCCCTACAAGGACAACGTGCCGGCCGAGGATGCCGTTGCGGTGGCAAAGCTCCGCGCGGAAGGTGCGATCCTGATCGGCAAGACCACGACGCCCGAGTTCGGCAGCAAATGTCTGACCGACTCGCCCTTGTTCGGTCGCACCCGCAACGCCTGGAGTGCAGAGCGGTCCTCCGGCGGCTCCAGCGGCGGCGCGGCCGTGGCGGTGGCGAGCGGCATCGCGCCCCTTGCGATTGCGACCGATGGCGGTGGCTCGACGCGAATTCCTGCCGCCTGCAACGGCGTGGTCGGGCTGAAGCAGAGCAACGGCGTGATCGCGCACAGCCAGGCGCTCGACGCCTTCGGCAACCAGACCTATGTCACGCCGACCACGCGTACCGTCGCCGATACCGCGCTGATGATGCAGGCGATGGCCGGTGAGGACTCCTGCGATCCCTGGTCGATCGGCGTGCCCGTGCCCGATTTCATCGGCACCGCCGCGCCGCGCGGCGATCTGCGCGGGCAAAGGATCCTGTTCTGTGCGTCGCCTCCCGGCCGCCCAGTGTCGTCAGATGTCGCGGCCAGCTTCAAGGCGAGCCTCGACCGGCTGGCCGGTCTCGGTGCCGAGCTCGAGGAGTTCTCCGGCGAGGGGTTTGACATCGAGCCGATCTGGCGCGCCATCAACCACACCGTCTGGCGTACGCGTTTCGCCAAGCTGGTGGCCGAGCATGGCGACGTCCTCAGCGAAGCCTTCGTCAAGCAGGTCGCGCTCGCGACCAATGTCAGCGGCGTCGCCTATCAGGAGGCGATGTTCGCGCGCACCGCGCTGTTCCGCCGCGTGCAATCCCTGCTTGCGCGCGGGCATCTTTTGGCGATGCCGACCCTTACCCGCACCGCGCTGCCGATCGACCAGGACCTGTTCGGCACCATCGAGATCGACGGCAAGCACTTCGACAGCGTCCGGCCGCACTGGTTCCCCTGGACCATGCCGTTCAACATGACCGGACACCCCGCGATCAGTCTTCCCAGCGGCTTCGGCGGCGACGGCCTGCCGATCGGGCTTCAACTCGTCGGGCGCTTCCGTGCAGATGCCGAGTTGCTGCGGGTGAGCGCGCTGTTCGAGGCCTCGCACGATCTTCTGTCCCGCCGGCCCGGCTGA
- a CDS encoding ABC transporter permease, with product MSVFFLRRLLTLLATLVGASVIIFLVLDALPGNAAQMLMGADASADAVRALTVKLGLDQPLAVRYLQWIKGLLVGDLGNSYVYGTPVASLIAERLVLTVPLAIMSMLITVTLALSAGIYTAANHNKLGDVGVMSLTQVGIALPNFWFAILLVLLFSVRLQWLSAGGFPGWEDGIWLGIKSLLLPAISLAMVQAAILARVTRSAVLEVLREDFVRTARAKGLGKREVLWSHVLRNAMIPVMTVMGLQFANLLAGTIVIENVFYLPGLGRLIFQSIANRDLIVVRNCVMLLAAMVVIVNFVVDVLYAFIDPRIKVHDL from the coding sequence ATGAGCGTATTCTTTCTTCGACGTCTGTTGACCTTGCTGGCGACGCTGGTCGGCGCATCCGTGATCATTTTCCTGGTGCTGGATGCGCTGCCGGGCAACGCGGCGCAGATGCTGATGGGCGCCGATGCCTCGGCCGACGCGGTGCGCGCGCTCACCGTCAAGCTCGGGCTCGACCAGCCGCTGGCGGTTCGCTATCTGCAATGGATCAAGGGCCTCCTCGTCGGCGATCTCGGCAACAGCTATGTCTATGGTACGCCGGTCGCAAGCCTGATCGCGGAGCGGCTGGTGCTGACCGTTCCGCTCGCGATCATGTCGATGCTGATCACGGTGACGCTGGCGCTCTCGGCCGGCATCTACACCGCGGCCAACCACAACAAGCTCGGCGACGTCGGCGTGATGTCGTTGACGCAAGTGGGCATCGCGCTGCCGAACTTCTGGTTCGCGATCCTGCTGGTCCTGCTGTTCTCGGTGCGGCTGCAATGGCTCTCGGCGGGCGGCTTTCCCGGCTGGGAGGATGGCATCTGGCTCGGCATCAAGTCGCTGCTGCTGCCGGCGATCTCGCTCGCCATGGTGCAGGCCGCGATCCTCGCGCGCGTCACGCGCTCGGCCGTGCTCGAAGTGCTGCGCGAAGACTTCGTCCGCACGGCGCGCGCGAAGGGTCTCGGCAAGCGTGAGGTGCTGTGGAGCCACGTGCTGCGCAACGCCATGATCCCCGTGATGACGGTGATGGGGCTGCAATTCGCCAATCTGCTCGCCGGCACCATCGTGATCGAGAACGTGTTCTACCTGCCGGGCCTCGGCCGCCTGATCTTCCAGTCGATCGCCAACCGCGACCTGATCGTGGTGCGCAATTGCGTGATGCTGCTTGCGGCCATGGTCGTCATCGTGAATTTCGTGGTCGATGTGCTCTACGCCTTCATCGATCCCCGCATCAAGGTCCACGATTTGTGA
- a CDS encoding ABC transporter permease has product MSAPLATSVDAPIATRPLPARTFWARALRHRSFVLGGALSLLVLASALLSLVWTPWSPYEIDIASKLRPPSAAHWLGTDSFGRDIVSLLLAGARSTILVGIIAVSIGLTFGVCLGLVASAKRGWTEEIIMRFSDFTFAFPAVLSAIMLAAVVGPGMVTSIIAIGIFQIPTLTRLTRGSANAIWAREFVLAARASGKGKFRITIEHVLPNILSILIVQVTIQFALAILAEAALSYLGLGTQPPQPSWGRMLNDAQTLLFQSPMLAVYPGAAIATAVLGLNLLGDGLRDLLDPRLARER; this is encoded by the coding sequence GTGAGCGCGCCCCTGGCCACTTCGGTCGACGCCCCGATCGCAACGCGTCCGCTGCCGGCCCGCACCTTCTGGGCCCGCGCGCTGCGTCACCGCAGCTTTGTGCTGGGCGGCGCGCTGAGCCTGCTGGTGCTCGCCTCGGCGCTGCTGTCGCTGGTGTGGACGCCGTGGTCGCCCTATGAGATCGACATCGCCTCGAAGCTCCGGCCGCCGTCGGCTGCGCACTGGCTCGGCACCGATTCCTTCGGCCGCGACATCGTCTCGCTGCTGCTCGCGGGCGCGCGCTCGACCATTCTGGTCGGCATCATCGCCGTGAGCATCGGTCTCACCTTCGGCGTCTGCCTCGGCCTGGTCGCGTCGGCCAAGCGCGGCTGGACCGAAGAGATCATCATGCGCTTCTCCGATTTCACCTTCGCCTTTCCGGCGGTGCTCTCCGCAATCATGCTAGCCGCGGTCGTCGGGCCGGGCATGGTGACCTCGATCATCGCGATCGGAATCTTCCAGATACCGACGCTGACCCGGCTGACGCGCGGCTCCGCCAACGCGATCTGGGCGCGCGAATTCGTGCTGGCCGCGCGCGCCTCGGGGAAGGGCAAATTCCGCATCACCATCGAGCATGTGCTGCCCAACATCCTGTCGATCCTGATCGTGCAGGTCACCATCCAGTTCGCGCTCGCGATCCTGGCCGAAGCCGCGCTGTCCTATCTCGGCCTCGGCACGCAGCCGCCGCAACCGTCCTGGGGCCGCATGCTGAACGATGCGCAGACGCTGCTGTTCCAGTCGCCGATGCTCGCGGTCTATCCGGGCGCGGCGATCGCCACCGCGGTGCTCGGGCTCAATCTGCTCGGCGACGGACTGCGCGATCTGCTCGATCCGCGACTGGCGCGGGAGCGATGA
- a CDS encoding ABC transporter ATP-binding protein — protein MGERSTLPLIEAANLGVRLNTSRGPAQAVRGVSFTLKRGETLGLVGESGCGKSVTALSLMGLLPDSAVVTGSIKLDGSELAGLSDADYCKLRGNRISMIFQEPMTALNPMHTIGHQVAEPLRRHKKYSAAQARREAIALLDRVGLPDPARRIEAYPHQFSGGQRQRVTIAMALACEPDLLIADEPTTALDVTIQGQILDLIADLVEERGMSMILISHDLGVIAENVQRMMVMYGGTVVESGPTDEVFRRMGHPYTQGLFRARPKLGARKGTRLTTISGTVPELADLPAGCTFGDRCPLVEDKCRVALPPMIEVGPGHGVRCVRTDVSMAANVGALPA, from the coding sequence ATGGGGGAGCGCTCAACCCTGCCGCTGATCGAGGCCGCGAATCTCGGCGTGCGCCTCAACACCAGCCGCGGACCGGCACAGGCCGTGCGCGGCGTGAGCTTCACCCTCAAGCGCGGCGAGACGCTGGGTCTCGTCGGCGAATCCGGCTGCGGCAAGTCGGTGACGGCGCTGTCGCTGATGGGATTGCTGCCGGACAGTGCCGTCGTGACCGGCAGCATCAAGCTTGATGGCAGCGAGCTCGCCGGTCTGTCGGATGCGGATTATTGCAAGCTGCGCGGCAACCGCATCAGCATGATCTTCCAGGAGCCGATGACAGCGCTCAACCCGATGCACACGATCGGCCATCAGGTTGCCGAGCCGCTGCGGCGTCACAAGAAGTATTCGGCGGCGCAGGCGCGGCGTGAAGCGATCGCCTTGCTCGACCGCGTCGGATTGCCCGATCCCGCAAGGCGGATCGAGGCCTATCCGCATCAGTTCTCCGGCGGTCAGCGCCAGCGCGTCACGATCGCCATGGCGCTGGCCTGCGAGCCCGACCTCCTGATCGCGGACGAGCCGACCACGGCGCTCGACGTCACCATCCAGGGCCAGATCCTCGACCTCATCGCCGATCTCGTCGAGGAGCGCGGCATGTCGATGATCCTGATCTCGCACGATCTCGGCGTCATCGCCGAGAACGTGCAGCGCATGATGGTGATGTATGGCGGCACGGTCGTCGAGAGCGGGCCGACCGACGAGGTGTTCCGCCGCATGGGCCATCCCTATACGCAGGGCCTGTTCCGCGCCCGGCCGAAGCTCGGCGCGCGCAAGGGGACGCGGTTGACGACGATCTCGGGCACGGTGCCCGAACTTGCGGATTTGCCCGCCGGCTGCACGTTCGGCGACCGCTGTCCGCTGGTCGAGGATAAGTGCCGCGTGGCGCTGCCGCCGATGATCGAAGTCGGTCCCGGTCACGGCGTGCGCTGTGTGCGCACCGATGTCTCCATGGCCGCGAATGTCGGAGCGCTGCCCGCATGA
- a CDS encoding ABC transporter ATP-binding protein, with protein sequence MTAAPLLDVKNLEQRYTLPRESLFRPPGQVRALNGVSVRVDAGKSLGVVGESGSGKSTFARVVMALERPTSGQVALLGRDLNRISPDELRRARRDFQMVFQDPYGSLDPRQTIARIVAEPLTVLEDADRTTFRARVSAVLRQVGLRDADMDKYPHEFSGGQRQRIAIARALITQPKLIVADEPVSALDVSVQAQVLNLMQDLQEQFGLSYILISHDLAVVDYLCDEVAVMYLGRIVEQGRPEDLSERCAHPYTRALLDAVPRARAGGGRRRRGAQAIASQSVTAAGCPYVARCPLADQHCREVPPLLRKVGEAHLAACHKAEAVMALPHAAMEG encoded by the coding sequence ATGACCGCAGCGCCGCTTCTCGACGTCAAGAATCTCGAGCAGCGCTACACGCTGCCGCGCGAAAGCCTGTTCCGTCCGCCGGGCCAGGTGCGCGCGCTCAACGGCGTCAGCGTGCGGGTCGATGCCGGCAAGAGCCTCGGCGTCGTCGGCGAGTCCGGTTCGGGCAAGTCGACCTTCGCGCGGGTGGTTATGGCGCTGGAGCGACCGACGTCGGGGCAGGTTGCGCTGCTCGGGCGCGATCTCAACCGCATCTCGCCCGACGAGCTGCGCCGCGCGCGCCGCGATTTCCAGATGGTGTTCCAGGATCCTTACGGGTCGCTCGATCCGCGCCAGACCATCGCGCGCATCGTCGCCGAGCCGCTCACCGTGCTGGAAGATGCCGACCGCACCACGTTTCGCGCCCGCGTCTCCGCGGTGCTGCGGCAGGTCGGCCTGCGCGACGCCGACATGGATAAATATCCGCACGAATTTTCCGGCGGCCAACGCCAGCGCATCGCGATCGCGCGCGCGCTGATCACCCAGCCGAAGCTGATCGTCGCCGACGAGCCGGTTTCCGCGCTCGACGTCTCCGTGCAGGCGCAGGTGCTCAATTTGATGCAGGACCTCCAGGAGCAGTTCGGCCTGAGCTACATCCTGATCAGCCACGACCTCGCCGTGGTCGACTATCTCTGCGACGAGGTCGCGGTGATGTATCTCGGCCGGATCGTCGAGCAGGGCAGGCCGGAGGACCTGTCCGAGCGCTGTGCCCATCCCTATACGCGGGCGCTATTGGATGCCGTGCCGCGGGCGCGCGCCGGCGGGGGCCGGCGACGGCGCGGGGCCCAGGCGATCGCCTCGCAATCGGTGACTGCTGCCGGATGCCCCTATGTCGCGCGCTGTCCGCTGGCCGACCAGCATTGCCGCGAGGTTCCGCCCTTGCTACGCAAGGTCGGAGAAGCCCATCTCGCCGCCTGCCACAAGGCGGAGGCGGTGATGGCATTGCCGCACGCGGCCATGGAAGGTTAG
- a CDS encoding ABC transporter substrate-binding protein encodes MFRKLSIVAFAAALVAAPLPVLAQSKKDSVVMAMALEPPGLDPTIAAAAAIAEVTLYNIYETLTKINEDGSVSPLLAESWTASPDLKTYTFKLRKGVKFQNGEPFDSAAVKFSFERNAIATSTNKDKSLFQAFEKVDAPDADTVVITVKYSEPNLPFLLGQASGSIVEPKSAATNGTQPVGTGPYQLGAWAKGSSLTLNKWADYRNAAAIKLSKVTIRFISDPAAQTAALLSGDVDAFPRVAAARAIGQFKADPRFNVMVGGSRAKTIVGINERKKPLDDVRVRRAVLAAIDRKAMVDGAADGFGTPIGSFYVPGALGFVDTTGINPYDPEKAKKLLAEAGVTTPLELSLKLPPPSYARQGGEILAAQLAKVGIIAKIENVEWAQWLSQVFAGNGPHNFDLTIVSHVEPFDLVKITEPDYYLGYNNEAFNALYKQIVSTPDEAGRAKLLGDAQRMLATDAVAGFLYQPQLITITNKKLKGVWKDVPQYENDFSTWSWE; translated from the coding sequence ATGTTCAGGAAATTGTCGATCGTCGCATTTGCCGCCGCGCTTGTCGCAGCACCGCTGCCGGTGCTGGCGCAGAGCAAGAAGGACAGCGTCGTCATGGCGATGGCGCTGGAGCCGCCGGGGCTCGATCCCACCATCGCCGCCGCGGCGGCGATCGCCGAAGTGACGCTCTACAACATCTATGAGACGCTGACCAAGATCAACGAGGACGGCTCCGTCTCGCCCTTGCTGGCGGAGAGCTGGACCGCCTCGCCCGACCTGAAGACCTACACGTTCAAGCTGCGCAAGGGCGTCAAATTCCAGAACGGCGAGCCGTTCGATTCCGCGGCGGTGAAGTTCTCGTTCGAGCGCAACGCGATCGCGACCAGCACCAACAAGGACAAGAGCCTGTTCCAGGCTTTCGAGAAGGTCGACGCGCCCGACGCCGACACGGTCGTGATCACGGTGAAATATTCCGAGCCGAACCTGCCGTTCCTGCTCGGGCAGGCGAGCGGCTCGATCGTCGAGCCGAAGAGCGCAGCCACCAACGGCACACAGCCGGTCGGGACCGGGCCCTATCAGCTCGGGGCCTGGGCCAAGGGTTCCTCACTCACGCTGAACAAATGGGCCGACTATCGCAACGCCGCCGCGATCAAGCTGTCGAAGGTGACGATCCGCTTCATCTCCGATCCGGCCGCGCAGACCGCGGCGCTGCTCTCGGGTGACGTCGACGCATTCCCACGCGTTGCGGCCGCGCGTGCCATTGGCCAGTTCAAGGCCGATCCGCGCTTCAACGTCATGGTCGGCGGCTCCCGTGCCAAGACCATCGTCGGCATCAACGAGCGCAAGAAGCCGCTCGACGACGTCCGCGTGCGCCGTGCCGTCCTCGCCGCGATCGACCGCAAGGCGATGGTCGACGGCGCGGCGGATGGTTTCGGCACGCCGATCGGCAGCTTCTACGTGCCCGGCGCGCTCGGCTTCGTCGACACCACCGGCATCAACCCCTACGATCCCGAGAAGGCGAAGAAGCTGCTGGCGGAAGCCGGGGTCACCACGCCGCTCGAACTGTCGCTGAAGCTGCCGCCGCCGTCCTATGCGCGGCAGGGCGGCGAGATCCTCGCGGCGCAACTCGCCAAGGTCGGCATCATCGCCAAGATCGAGAACGTCGAATGGGCGCAGTGGCTGTCGCAGGTGTTCGCCGGCAATGGTCCGCATAATTTCGACCTCACCATCGTCAGCCATGTCGAGCCGTTCGACCTCGTCAAGATCACCGAGCCGGACTACTACCTCGGCTACAACAACGAGGCCTTCAACGCGCTCTACAAGCAGATTGTGTCGACGCCTGACGAGGCTGGGCGCGCAAAGCTGCTCGGCGATGCCCAGCGCATGCTGGCCACCGACGCGGTCGCCGGCTTCCTGTACCAGCCGCAGCTCATCACCATCACCAACAAGAAGCTGAAGGGCGTCTGGAAGGACGTCCCGCAATACGAGAACGATTTCTCGACCTGGTCCTGGGAGTAG
- a CDS encoding amidase family protein, producing MKKPSRRDAGIAAAAVSAEAPITLKLDNAPMSDIAHALASGRGTATALTKAYLARIEAYDRNGPALNSVRALNPDALGIAGKLDDTKPSAKRPLAGIPILVKDNIATGDKQPTTAGSLALEGARARRDATVVKLLRKAGAVILGKANLTEFANILAADMPAGYSSLGGQVKNPYAPALMGDHGIPVVQPGGSSAGSAVAVAAGLCAASIGTETSGSLLYPASQNGLVTVKPTVGLVSRAGIVPIAHSQDTAGPMTRTVRDAAMLLNVLAAEDPLDPATERQRRPVDYTADLATDAMKGARIGVPSDPADPLNDRYYGKLPPRSAKVMVDAIKVLEDLGAIVVRVNMPTSGWIGGPGTSMNVLNRNPLSRNRGNPATPPIVFLYELKHDLNLYLSDWATNTEMKTMADIVAFNEANAETALRFGQDLFLAANMTRGDLSEREYKSARAMDLLSAKTRGMDAYMNQHKLDAVLFPGAAGCVITAKAGYPSVMVPGGFISGADDKDTPDYPLGVTFAGRAWSEHKLLRLAYAYEQASNMRKPPPGLPAL from the coding sequence ATGAAGAAGCCATCCCGCCGCGATGCCGGCATCGCCGCGGCTGCCGTCAGCGCTGAAGCACCGATCACTCTGAAGCTCGACAATGCGCCGATGAGCGATATCGCTCATGCGCTGGCCAGCGGGCGGGGCACTGCCACGGCGCTGACCAAAGCTTACCTCGCGCGCATCGAAGCCTATGACCGCAACGGGCCCGCGCTTAATTCCGTGCGCGCGCTCAATCCCGACGCGCTTGGGATCGCGGGCAAGCTCGACGACACAAAACCGTCGGCCAAGCGGCCGCTGGCGGGCATCCCGATCCTGGTGAAGGACAACATCGCGACCGGCGACAAGCAGCCGACGACGGCGGGCTCGCTGGCGCTGGAGGGCGCGCGCGCCAGGAGAGACGCGACCGTCGTCAAGCTGCTGCGAAAGGCCGGTGCGGTGATCCTGGGCAAGGCGAACCTGACGGAGTTCGCCAACATTCTCGCGGCCGACATGCCCGCGGGCTATTCGTCGCTAGGCGGTCAGGTGAAGAACCCTTACGCGCCGGCGCTGATGGGCGATCACGGCATTCCGGTCGTGCAGCCGGGCGGATCGAGCGCGGGCTCGGCCGTCGCCGTAGCGGCCGGCCTGTGCGCAGCCTCGATCGGCACCGAGACGTCGGGCTCGCTGCTGTATCCCGCGAGCCAAAACGGCCTCGTCACCGTGAAGCCGACCGTTGGGCTGGTCAGTCGGGCCGGGATCGTGCCGATCGCGCACAGCCAGGACACTGCAGGGCCGATGACGCGCACGGTGCGCGACGCGGCGATGCTATTGAACGTGCTGGCAGCCGAAGACCCACTCGACCCCGCGACCGAGCGGCAGCGGCGGCCGGTCGACTACACAGCCGACCTCGCGACCGACGCGATGAAGGGCGCGCGCATCGGCGTGCCGAGCGACCCGGCCGACCCGCTGAACGATCGCTACTACGGCAAGTTGCCGCCCAGATCGGCCAAGGTGATGGTCGACGCGATCAAGGTGCTGGAGGATCTGGGCGCGATCGTCGTGCGCGTCAACATGCCAACATCTGGCTGGATCGGCGGCCCTGGTACGAGCATGAACGTGCTCAACCGCAATCCCCTGAGTCGCAATAGGGGTAATCCGGCGACGCCGCCGATCGTCTTCCTCTACGAGCTGAAGCACGATCTCAATCTCTACCTCAGCGATTGGGCGACGAACACAGAGATGAAGACCATGGCCGACATCGTGGCCTTCAACGAGGCGAACGCTGAGACGGCGCTGCGGTTCGGCCAGGACCTGTTCCTCGCCGCCAACATGACCAGAGGCGATCTCAGCGAGCGCGAGTACAAATCGGCGCGGGCCATGGACCTGCTCTCCGCCAAGACGCGCGGCATGGACGCCTACATGAACCAGCACAAGCTCGACGCGGTGCTGTTTCCCGGCGCCGCGGGCTGCGTGATAACAGCGAAGGCGGGCTATCCCAGCGTCATGGTGCCGGGCGGTTTCATTTCGGGAGCAGACGACAAGGACACGCCCGACTATCCGCTCGGCGTTACCTTCGCAGGCCGTGCCTGGAGCGAGCACAAGCTGCTGCGTCTGGCCTACGCCTATGAGCAGGCCTCCAACATGCGCAAGCCGCCGCCCGGCTTACCCGCGCTTTAG
- a CDS encoding LysR family transcriptional regulator has protein sequence MTTILERTAGLLAFVRTVDAGSFAGAARSIGASPSAVSKSVSRLEQRLGVRLLQRSTRTLSPTSEGAAYYEHVAPHLRAIEEADDVVQVPGNVRGVLRVTVPSTFGRPLISAWAGSFLERYPDIKLDLSVTDRRVDLIREGFDLAVRIGELEDTNLIGRSLGVLQYVLGASPEYLQRRGIPQSIDDLTQHACLRHLLGGRPQAFTFADGTRVIPNGPFDSDDAQSLIEAVIKGVGITQFMRIAIEDELAAGRLNVVLPGIPMFTTPVYVLHAFGRQLPLRARLFIDFLVDALGVSRNLSL, from the coding sequence ATGACAACGATTCTAGAAAGAACGGCCGGTCTGCTGGCCTTCGTGCGGACAGTTGACGCGGGTTCTTTCGCCGGCGCCGCGCGATCGATCGGCGCCAGCCCCTCGGCGGTATCGAAAAGCGTTTCGCGCCTCGAACAACGCCTCGGCGTGCGCTTGCTGCAGCGCTCAACGCGCACACTCAGCCCAACGTCCGAAGGCGCCGCTTACTACGAGCACGTCGCTCCCCATCTGCGCGCGATAGAGGAAGCCGACGACGTCGTGCAGGTTCCAGGAAACGTCCGCGGCGTGCTTCGGGTCACTGTGCCGAGTACATTTGGACGCCCGTTGATTTCCGCATGGGCGGGCTCGTTCCTGGAGCGCTATCCGGACATCAAGCTTGATCTCAGCGTCACGGACCGCCGTGTCGATCTCATCCGCGAGGGCTTCGACCTCGCTGTCAGAATTGGCGAATTGGAAGACACAAACCTGATCGGCCGCTCGTTAGGTGTCCTGCAATATGTTCTGGGCGCATCGCCGGAATACCTTCAGCGACGAGGAATCCCGCAGTCGATCGACGATCTCACGCAGCATGCCTGCCTTCGCCATCTGCTTGGCGGCCGGCCGCAAGCATTTACTTTTGCGGACGGCACACGGGTCATCCCCAATGGCCCCTTCGACAGCGACGATGCTCAGTCGTTGATTGAAGCGGTCATAAAAGGCGTTGGCATCACGCAGTTCATGCGCATAGCAATCGAGGACGAGCTCGCCGCCGGGCGATTGAATGTCGTGCTGCCGGGCATACCGATGTTCACTACACCGGTCTACGTCCTGCACGCATTCGGACGACAACTTCCCCTGCGTGCCCGCCTGTTCATCGATTTTCTTGTCGACGCCTTGGGCGTGTCGCGCAATTTGTCACTCTGA
- a CDS encoding alpha/beta fold hydrolase, protein MSAQTKPTIVFCHGIWADGSCFSKVIPALQADGYEVIAVQYGLDSFEEDLATVKRTLNRVGSPVLLVGHSYGGATITGAGTDERVVGLVYIAAVAPDAGETVQDQLDKYPSDIFSRVEVADGRAWMLPSGTEFFAGDLSAEDQKLVWATHYAPVYNLFQQQKLSAGKIAWRSKPSWYILATQDHTVHPDLQRWVSKRMGATITEVASSHVPMLSQPNVVIDVIRKAAAAVKKS, encoded by the coding sequence ATGTCTGCGCAAACCAAGCCAACGATCGTTTTCTGTCACGGCATTTGGGCCGATGGCTCCTGTTTCAGCAAAGTCATTCCAGCATTGCAGGCCGACGGGTACGAAGTGATCGCCGTTCAATATGGCCTGGACTCCTTCGAGGAGGATCTGGCGACGGTGAAGCGCACACTCAATCGCGTTGGCAGCCCGGTCCTTCTCGTCGGCCATTCGTATGGCGGCGCCACCATCACAGGCGCGGGCACCGATGAACGCGTGGTCGGTCTCGTCTACATTGCAGCGGTCGCGCCCGATGCCGGCGAGACCGTGCAGGACCAGCTCGACAAGTATCCGTCGGATATTTTCTCTCGCGTCGAGGTCGCCGATGGGCGTGCCTGGATGCTTCCGAGTGGCACCGAGTTCTTCGCAGGAGACCTCTCCGCGGAAGACCAGAAGCTGGTTTGGGCCACCCATTATGCGCCCGTCTACAATCTGTTCCAGCAACAGAAGCTCAGCGCCGGCAAGATCGCGTGGAGGTCGAAGCCGAGCTGGTACATTCTGGCCACGCAAGACCATACTGTGCATCCGGATCTGCAACGCTGGGTGTCGAAGCGCATGGGAGCGACGATCACCGAAGTGGCGAGCAGCCACGTGCCGATGCTCTCCCAGCCAAATGTGGTGATCGACGTGATACGCAAAGCCGCGGCCGCCGTTAAAAAAAGCTGA